The genome window TTTTGAATTTTGAAGCCAAAAAATTTGATTAAAAACAGGATAACCTTGAAGCCCTTTAATACTACCTTCAAAGCCACAGACTTTAAAAACTTCAATTAAAGATGTTGGTGTAAAATAATGGATATGAGCTTTATGATAAAAGAAATTAGAATAACCAAGATTTTTGTAAAGTGATAGTAAAGCATCAAAATGATTCGGAACTTCAAAATGAATAATTCCATTATCAGATAATAGTGAATGAGCTTTTCTGAGAAATTGAACAGGGTTTGCAACATGTTCCAAGACTTCAAAACTTGTAATTATATCGTATTGTTGATTTGCTATAAAATCAATAAAATTAACATTAAATATATTTGCCTTCAAGTATTCATTTTTGGCATATTGATAATCTTCTCTATTTGGTTCAATGCCATGAATAATTTTAGCTTTAGAATGTTGTAAGACATTAGAAATAACTCCACCAAATGAGCAGCCTATTTCTAAATAATTCGTATTTTCTGTTATATGGTTAGAAAATGAATCATATTGCTTTTTATTTAATTTACTATATATTCTCCTGTGCTGATCAGATTTTGTATGAGAATTAAGAGTTGAAGAAAATTCTTTTCTATAATTTTCTTCATAATAATTTTCACTCTCCCAAAACTCTTTTCCTAATATTCCATGTCCATTAAATTTATTTTCCCAAATATAAGCATTTCTACCATCACGAAGAGTAATCTCTTTTTTATAATAATCACTAACAGACTCATGTTCAAAACCGACTTGATCTAGCATTTCTCTTGTAATTTTTGTTTCATTCATAAAATCTCCTTTAGAGTTAGTCTTTTATAAAATAATAATCCATAATATTCTTTTATAAAAATCAAATCAATATGTTAAAAGAAAATCGACTTTTACATAATAATTTTATCCAATTTTAGTTGAACTATTTTCTTTACATCCTAAATTTGAGCACATTCTATAAATCATTTTTTAAAGATAAATAATAATAGTTAAATCGGTCTTTCATTTTATGCTTAAACCATCCTTTCAATAAATTTGTATTGATTATAGCGTCCCCCATCGTCAAGACAAAAAGAGAACTAATTTCATTAATGCACAACATGATCTAATACTTCTATATTTCTATCCCCTTTTAAGCTAAACTGACCATCATGCAAACCTCCTGTTGTTGTTATTTTGATCCTGTGAACTGACAATGGTATTGTAATCCAAAGATTGATGAAAACTTTCGTAATTATAAAATCTAAAATACTCTGTAATTCCTATTCTAAAATTTGTATAAGTTTCGTATTTTAAGCTCCACTGGAATCACTGGACAAATAAATTATCAAGAAAACACCGTCTGCCATCAATAATTATTTGTATGCTTTCTTCGAGAAGTCGATTTGTAAATTCATTGATGGTAATTTGAGAACCATAATCTGTATTGAATATTTTAGTTTTACCAAGCTTTAAAGACTCTTCAAGGGCATCTAAAAAGAAAGAGGATTTCAATTTATTGGTTAATTTCCAAGATAAAATATAATTACTATTCCAATCAATAACGGCATAAAGATAAATCTTACTTTTTCGTAATCTAATGTATATAATGTCCATAATCCAAACCTGATTTATTTCAGTAATATCCATACCAGACAATAAATAGGGATATTTTTTAAGCGCAAAATTTAGAATAGAAAGGTTTTTCTTTAAGTAAATCAACTGCAATACCATAAGGCTCATTAAACGATCAACTTTTTTAATATTGATTTTTATATTTTTTGCCTGACAAAGATATGCAGTTATTCTCCTGCTCCTACAAAAAGGGTATTGAGTATAAATTTCATCAAAAAGGTTCATAATATTTATGTTGCCTTAATTCTTTTCAAGGGGTTTAAAAATGAAAAGTTAACTAAAAACATGATATCAAAGGAACGGCTTTATTTTCATAAAAATAATTCACTTTCTTTGATGCTTGAAATGAAAAACAAAATTGAACAGGATATCCATAATATAATATTTGACCCAAGTGATTAATTAGTAAGCACTTTATTAAACTCTGCGCTACCGTTGCCGATATTTTAACCTCTATCTTATTTATTGCAAAAGAAAGTAATTTAAATTTTGTTGATTACCTTAGGGTTCTTCTTATTTATCAAAACCTTTGGATGCAAAACCCAAAAGATTGGTTACCTTGGAATTATCTAGATACAATCAACATAATTAAAAACCACTCTCTATAAAAAATTTAATACCATTTATTGTAATTGTAAAATGCACTTATTGGGAGGACACAAGAAGAAGCGATATGTTCAAATACATGAAACAAAGAAATAACATCATAATAATTATCTTGAAGCTCTATAATGTTTGAATACGTATTGAAACCTTCTTGTTTAAGCATTTGATTTACATCTTTTGAGCCTCTTTCCTCCATATCTGCATAGTACTCTTTGCTAAGATGAGATGTATTATTTAAAAAAATAATGCCTGATTTTAAACATTTCATTACATAAACATTTGGGATATCTTTTGTTTTCACTGCATATTGAATTATATTTTCTTCATAAATAATATTTATCACATATGGAATACAATCATTCTAAATTATATATCTGAAATTAAAATTAAAAGCACATTTATGAATATTACTTTTTAAGAATTTTTTTTCAATCTTTTAATATAATATTTTCGATCTGTTTATTTATATGCGCAACCCATAAACATTAATTCTCTAGACCATCTAAAGAATTTATTCTTAGTTCGCACGGGTATAAAAGGAGAAAGTTTTATTAGGCAGTTTTTTTTCGATATCGCAAGTAGATATTTGAATACTTGGTTGAAAATTTTAGCTTCAGCAGATAAATCTGAACCATAAGCTTTTAACCCTAAATTCGAAAAACCAGAAAGAAACTCACCTCTTCCACATCCCACTTCTAAAAATGTTTGCCCAACTTTCATATTAAATTTATCAAATAAATGTTTAGTCAATTGCTCAGGATAACTTGTATATGGAGCTCTTTCTCACTGCTGTAAACTATTTTTAAGTAGTCAATCATTATTTTTTATCCTATTCTTCATAACAATTCGCTTAAAGACTCTTTTAAAATTCCAATTCCTTCAATTAAAGCTTCATCATCTATAGATAAAGGAGGCCCTAACTTAATTGTCCCACAGCATGTTCTTATAGATAATAATCCTTTTTGCATTGCTTTTTCAATAATTCTATCTACCAGATCTATGTCTAATTCTTTTGTTATAGGATTTCTAATTAAAACTGCCCATACCATACCAGTGCCGAAAATTTCACAAACAATACCTGGCATTTCTGATTGCCATTTATATAATTCTTTTTCTATAATATTACCTTTTCGCGCTGCTTCATTTATCAAATCTTCTTCTAATAAGGCAGTTATAGCAGCATAAGCTGCCGCTGCACCTAATGGATTTCCACCATGAGTACTATTTAGTGACGGATCAATATCAATAATTTCGCTTCTACCAATTACAGCAGAAACTGGTAAACTCGACGAAATCGCTTTTCCGCACCATATGATATCAGGAGTAATGTCAAAATGTTGATAACCAAACAACTTACCTGTTCTTCCAAAACCAGCTTGAACTTCATCAAAGCCTAATAAACTATTGTTTAAATCGCACC of Pigmentibacter sp. JX0631 contains these proteins:
- a CDS encoding class I SAM-dependent methyltransferase, coding for MNETKITREMLDQVGFEHESVSDYYKKEITLRDGRNAYIWENKFNGHGILGKEFWESENYYEENYRKEFSSTLNSHTKSDQHRRIYSKLNKKQYDSFSNHITENTNYLEIGCSFGGVISNVLQHSKAKIIHGIEPNREDYQYAKNEYLKANIFNVNFIDFIANQQYDIITSFEVLEHVANPVQFLRKAHSLLSDNGIIHFEVPNHFDALLSLYKNLGYSNFFYHKAHIHYFTPTSLIEVFKVCGFEGSIKGLQGYPVFNQIFWLQNSKPQPNGEIALSDPLLNIHKDNNKEIFCELSDFFHRMELEYECIVSKYHYSDCLLYTGKKSK
- a CDS encoding DDE-type integrase/transposase/recombinase, with translation MNLFDEIYTQYPFCRSRRITAYLCQAKNIKINIKKVDRLMSLMVLQLIYLKKNLSILNFALKKYPYLLSGMDITEINQVWIMDIIYIRLRKSKIYLYAVIDWNSNYILSWKLTNKLKSSFFLDALEESLKLGKTKIFNTDYGSQITINEFTNRLLEESIQIIIDGRRCFLDNLFVQ
- a CDS encoding class I SAM-dependent methyltransferase — encoded protein: MTKHLFDKFNMKVGQTFLEVGCGRGEFLSGFSNLGLKAYGSDLSAEAKIFNQVFKYLLAISKKNCLIKLSPFIPVRTKNKFFRWSRELMFMGCAYK